A stretch of the Lactuca sativa cultivar Salinas chromosome 9, Lsat_Salinas_v11, whole genome shotgun sequence genome encodes the following:
- the LOC111921278 gene encoding uncharacterized protein LOC111921278, which produces MYKQGKIADGIAPSAIYSDSICEIAVFDDLYFIAAYSFSGNKLCDCFIMAGVYEVGTENGKFLSGDSDILVGHVEVIVDKGFRNEVSGLETDSIDLESATAKDCQVKGVNEEVNIKRETNGNHLEVEKVNESENVVVETVDLESRKITNTDWSLITTETSQPLEDSKSQNTASRFLLSTTNVINTLSPDYATQMAKETEQVETEAIDVQIRDETIISELVEVSVDKTQTNTQQPVKSENKNGEMLLEKHGVPRVTEHQRVDAFDDKQNEFEVKKPKLIFPNTFECPEIKFQFGSFGVHEKDPNNLNLVLEVLSREAEAEPIRGVNINTPDRILDDIQNKSADKATHCMNDVVQPYNRVPRFDDEELKEQIKNAQLQLDEKIMCRYAIGAEIQENRAILKAHYEVLKNAYLEVTAAKKLRKSKRSDLESILLLMKQVTKAEDIDNWHMHKVEQMIEIQNQKKKIKELLNNIKEEVDSLKDNVLKAEVAALVIGKIYDEEYQKGKELRARFQAAEKVCQQAYTHLYSLKKRLYDKKKLFYMYREDATAARTFASGGDKVALHQPCVNQVEKIMEESNSNEEFRKDNISRTTPRTLVETSPESHMNERIAVKAVPISSKLESTSVVSKVEQGKKTVSCVSNICERIATNSVSISSETESVSLVSKVEQRKKTTPTPENQTIWKVARKSNRIMKTTKPVKFVVRDSKFICLSEITEDEEMEKTMVEVDKKEDELSKKEIEFNLKEQVQSEEKRKMNESIERKTRNAENAQKRAELRAQKEAEQRQKVREKRLRRKERKRTVGDNRVHDEKIVTPKEANETENPLAATLTVGDRRRYPQLWKMVTAVGAALIFFLSNIRYVQQYNSFLCFLLIFYR; this is translated from the exons atgtacaagcag ggtaaaatcgcagatggaatagCCCCATCTGCGATTTACTCTGATTCCATCTGTGAAATTGcg GTATTCGACGATCTTTATTTTATTGCTGCTTATTctttttctggaaacaaactgTGTGACTGTTTCATAATGGCCGGTGTATATGAGGTTGGAACTGAGAATGGTAAATTTCTTTCTGGTGATTCTGATATTCTCGTTGGACATGTTGAGGTGATCGTTGATAAGGGTTTTAGAAACGAAGTCTCTGGATTGGAGACTGATTCCATTGATCTTGAGTCTGCAACTGCAAAGGATTGTCAGGTGAAAGGTGTCAACGAAGAAGTgaatattaaaagagaaacaaaTGGGAATCATCTTGAAGTAGAGAAGGTAAATGAGTCAGAAAATGTAGTAGTGGAAACAGTTGATCTTGAGTCTAGGAAAATAACCAACACAGACTGGAGTTTGATTACAACCGAGACTTCTCAACCATTGGAGGACTCAAAATCCCAAAACACAGCCTCTCGGTTTTTGCTGTCTACTACTAATGTAATCAATACTTTGAGCCCAGATTATGCAACACAAATGGCCAAAGAGACTGAACAAGTTGAGACAGAAGCTATCGATGTTCAAATTAGAGATGAGACTATAATTTCAGAGTTGGTAGAAGTGAGTGTTGATAAAACTCAAACAAATACTCAACAGCCTGTGAAGTCAGAAAACAAGAATGGGGAGATGTTATTAGAAAAACATGGGGTTCCTCGAGTTACAGAGCATCAGCGTGTTGATGCTTTTGATGATAAACAAAATGAATTTGAAGTAAAGAAACCCAAATTAATCTTCCCAAATACATTTGAGTGCCCTGAAATAAAGTTTCAGTTTGGCTCATTCGGTGTTCATGAGAAAGATCCCAATAACCTAAATCTTGTGTTGGAAGTCTTGAGCAGGGAGGCTGAGGCTGAACCCATACGTGGAGTCAACATTAACACTCCAGACAGAATTCTTGATGATATACAAAACAAAAGTGCTGACAAGGCGACTCACTGCATGAATGATGTGGTTCAACCATATAACAGGGTTCCAAGATTTGATGATGAAGAGCTCAAGGAACAGATTAAAAATGCTCAGTTGCAACTTGATGAGAAGATAATGTGCAGATATGCAATCGGGGCTGAAATTCAAGAGAATAGG GCAATATTGAAAGCCCATTACGAGGTACTCAAAAATGCGTACTTGGAGGTAACAGCTGCAAAGAAGTTACGTAAATCAAAGCGGTCAGATTTAGAATCTATTCTACTTTTGATGAAACAAGTCACCAAGGCTGAAGATATAGATAACTGG CATATGCATAAAGTGGAGCAAATGATAGAGATTCAAAaccagaaaaagaaaataaaggagCTCCTGAAT AATATAAAGGAGGAAGTTGACTCTTTAAAAGATAATGTTTTAAAAGCTGAAGTGGCTGCCttagtaataggaaaaatatatgaTGAAGAATACCAAAAGGGAAAAGAACTACGAGCTCGATTCCAAGCTGCAGAAAAAGTCTGCCAACAAGCTTATACACATTTATATAGTTTGAAGAAACGTTTATATGACAAG aaaaaacttttctatatgtacaGAGAAGATGCGACTGCAGCAAGGACTTTTGCATCTGGTGGAGATAAAGTTGCACTTCATCAACCGTGTGTTAATCAG GTGGAAAAAATAATGGAAGAATCGAACTCAAATGAAGAATTTAGGAAAGACAATATTAGTAGGACCACACCAAGGACACTTGTTGAAACTTCACCTGAGAGTCATATGAATGAAAGAATTGCTGTGAAAGCAGTTCCTATCTCAAGTAAATTGGAATCCACTTCAGTAGTTTCAAAAGTTGAACAAGGAAAAAAGACAGTTTCGTGTGTGAGCAATATATGCGAAAGAATTGCTACGAATTCAGTTTCTATCTCAAGTGAAACCGAATCCGTTTCATTGGTTTCAAAAGTAGAACAAAGGAAAAAGACGACTCCAACCCCTGAGAACCAAACTATCTGGAAAGTGGCTAGAAAGAGTAATCGTATAATGAAAACCACAAAACCAGTTAAATTTGTAGTAAGAGATTCAAAGTTCATTTGTTTGAGTGAGATAACGGAGGACGAAGAAATGGAAAAAACTATGGTGGAGGTTGATAAGAAGGAAGATGAACTTAGTAAAAAAGAGATCGAATTCAATTTAAAAGAGCAAGTGCAATCGGAGGAAAAGAGAAAAATGAACGAGTCAATCGAGAGGAAGACACGAAATGCTGAAAATGCCCAAAAACGGGCTGAGTTGCGAGCTCAAAAGGAAGCCGAGCAGAGACAGAAG GTGAGAGAAAAACGTTTAAGAAGAAAGGAAAGAAAGAGAACAGTTGGTGACAACAGAGTGCATGATGAAAAGATTGTGACGCCAAAAGAGGCAAATGAGACTGAAAACCCATTGGCTGCGACACTCACAGTTGGAGACAGAAGGCGGTACCCACAATTGTGGAAGATGGTAACCGCTGTCGGTGCAGCTCTTATATTCTTTTTAAGCAACATTAGATATGTGCAGCAGTATAAtagttttctttgttttttattaattttttataggTAG
- the LOC128128980 gene encoding uncharacterized protein LOC128128980: MQKLRRDFEVLEMKTNETILEYFGRVLTISNQMRSNGEEMNDVKIVEKILRTLTEKYMLVVVSIEESKDIEQMSIKELQSSLIVHEKKFKKNEREEEHALKADTGSSPNSKGCGRGHYSYECPNSKEANYAGFEENEEVMLMIEGSEEEQDVLMVKSNDENRGLLWFLYFGCSNHMCGNKERFVGFDQGFSNTVKLGNNARMTVEGKGDVKIVLNGATYVIKDVYYVPDLKNSSTLGNCNKRVCPFFFNLMYVRYFIQIKA, encoded by the exons atgcagAAGCTCCGTAGAGATTTTGAAGTCTTAGAGATGAAGACAAATGAAACCATACTTGAATACTTTGGTAGGGTTTTAACAATCTCTAATCAGATGAGAAGCAATGGAGAAGAAATGAATGATGTCAAGATTGTAGAGAAAATCCTTCGAACCCTAACTGAAAAATACATGTTGGTGGTGGTGTCTATTGAAGAATCAAAGGACATTGAACAGATGTCTATAAAAGAATTGCAGAGCTCTTTAATCGTCCATGAGAAAAAGTTCAAGAAGAATGAAAGGGAAGAAGAACACGCACTAAAGGCTGATACAGGGAGCAGTCCTAACTCTAAAGGATGTGGAAGAG GGCATTATTCTTATGAATGCCCTAATTCAAAGGAGGCAAACTATGCAGGGTTTGAAGAAAATGAGGAAGTCATGCTTATGATTGAAGGAAGTGAAGAAGAACAGGATGTGCTCATGGTGAAATCAAATGATGAAAATAGAGGACTGTTGTGGTTCTTATATTTTGGATGTTCAAATCACATGTGTGGAAACAAAGAAAGGTTTGTAGGTTTTGACCAAGGCTTCTCAAACACTGTAAAGCTAGGCAACAACGCTCGGATGACTGTGGAAGGAAAGGGAGATGTAAAGATTGTGTTGAATGGTGCAACCTATGTGATAAAGGATGTGTACTATGTTCCAGATCTAAAGAACTCCTCAACATTGGGCAATTGCAACAAAAGGGTCTGTCCTTTCTTTTTCAATCTGATGTATGTAAGGTATTTCATCCAGATAAAGGCTTGA